TCTACTCTATTCCAGTTGTAATTTTTTCAATTGTTGTTTATACAATATTAGGTTTTATTGGTGGAGCTGGACAAGCTGATTTAGCTACAAGTACTGCTATTAGAGCTGAAATTTCAAGTGTTTTTAATACAAATCCGCTTGTTATTTTACCAATGATCTTAGTTTTCTTTTTAACTTTTAGAAAAAAACCAATTATTTTTACTCTTATTGTTTCTTCTTTAATAGCAATTATTTTTGGAAAGATATTCAATGGTTATTCTTTAGCAACAGGACTTGACTTTTGGTATTCAGGGTTCAACATAGAAAAAATAACTGGATTAGGTGCTGAAAATTATAGTAGTATTTTTCTAAATCTTGTAAATCGTGGTGGAATATTAGGAATGATTAGTTCTGCTATTTTAGCAATTATAGCTACTTGTTATGGAGCTTTAATGACAAAAATAAAAGCTGTTGATGTTGTTGCAGAAGCTATTTTCTCAAAAGTAACAAGTAGAGTTGGTTTAGTATTTTCATCAATACTTGTTTCTGGGTTAGTAGTTGCTCTAACTACAAGCTCTTATTTAGCAGTTCTTATAGCAAGTGATCTATTTAAAGAAAAATTTCATAAAGAAGGTATGGATGATAAAGATTTAATTGCTAGTTGTATGCCAGCAAGTTCTCAATTTGTAACATGTGTTCCATGGGTTGATACAGCTATATATCTTGCTTCAATTACTGGAGTAGCAACAATGAGCTCTCTACCATTTAACTTCTTCTGTTGGGGAAATGCAGTAATGGCTATAATTTTAGCTGTATTTGGAATAGGATTTAAAAAAAGAGTTTAAAATAAAATAAGGAGGAATAATTTATGTATAACTTTGATAAACCTTTTAATAGAAGAAATACAAATTGTTGGAAATGGGATGCTGAAGGTAAAAATGCAAAATTTGCAATGGGTTGTGCTGATACTGATTTCAGAATTCCTGAGCCTGTTGCTAAAGCACTACATGCTAAAATTGATGAAGGAGCATTAACATATATTTGTGATTGTGATAATGTATTTTTAGCTTTAGCTAATTATTGGAAAAGACAGTATGATGTAACTATTGATAAAGACTCTATTTGCAACTGTATAGGAAGTATGGTTGGTCTAAGAGTTATGCTAGATGCATACACTCATGCTGGTGATGCAATTATAATTCAAACACCTGTATTTAACTACTTTAAAGATACTGCTGAAAATTACGGTAGAAAAGTTATTGATAATACTATGATATACAACAGAGAAAAAGGAGAATATGAAATCAACTTTGAAGAGCTTGAAGAATTTGCAAAAAATCCAAGAGTTAAAATGATGGTAATATGTAATCCAGCAAATCCTACTGGTAAAGTTTATACAAAAGAAGAATTAGAAAAAATTGGAAAAATATGTTGTGAAAATAATATTATCCTTTTAAGTGATGAAATCCATTCTGATTTCTATTTTAATAATCATAAACATACATCTGTTTTATCATTAAATGATAAGATTAAACAAAACTCTATTATGTTAACTGGAACAGGAAAAACTTTCAATATTCATGGCTTTTATACTGCCTTTATAGTAATTCCAAATAATTTCATTCGTACTCAATTTAAAATTGCATATCAAAATCTTAGATTAGATGTAATTGATATGGGATTAGTTGCTGCTGAAGCTGCTTATAATCATTGTGATGATTATGTTATTGAGATGAGAAAATACATTGCTAAAAATATAGAGTATGCTACTAATTTCTTTAAAGAAAAAAATATAAAAGTTAAATTAGTTAAACCTAATTCAACATATCTATTATGGTTAGACTTTTTAGATTGGAATTTGACAAGTGATGAATTAGATAAATTATTTAAAAAATATGGATTAGTACTTACTAGAGGTAGTCTCTTTGGAAAAACTGCAGATGGTTTTATGAGAATGGATATTGCAACTCAATTAGCTAATGTTACAGGAGCTTTAGAACTTATAGAAACAATATATAATGAAAATATAAAAGGAGAGAATAAATAATATGAAAAAAATAATACATACTGATAAGGCACCTGCTGCTTTAGGACCTTATTCTCAAGCTATTGAAATCAATGGAATGCTATTTGTTTCTGGACAAATTCCTTTTGTTCCTGAAACTATGACTTTAATTTCCGAAGATGTAAAAGAACAAACTAAACAATCTTTAGAAAATATAAAGGCTATAATTGAATCTGCTGGTTATTCAATGAGTGATGTAGTAAAAGCAAGTGTATTTATTAAAAATATGAATGATTTTACTGCTATCAACGAAGTATATAACGAATACCTTGGAGAAGTTAAACCTGCACGAGCATGTGTTGAAGTAGCAAGACTCCCAAAAGATGTCAAAGTTGAAATAGAAGTTATTGCTGTAAAATAATAGATTTAAGTTAAATGATATTTTAGATTAATACAGTGCTTGAAACATAAAAAAAGGGGCTATATAAATTAATAATTAATTTGTATAATCCCTTTTTTATTTATTATTCTATCCTCCACTCTTTTCCATTTTTTAAATCCAAATTTAATTTAAAAATAGTAGTTTTATTCAAGCTTTTCTTCAATTCTCCTACTTTCAAAATATTCTTTTCCTCTACCATACTTCCAAGTAAAGCCAACACAACTACTGTATAGTATTTTTCTGCTATTTCTAATAAGGTCATTATCTCTTCATAAGCTAAACTTAATATTACTTTCTTTACCAACATATAACTCTCTGCTATATTAGAATCTGGAATCTTTTTTAAATTCTTTAATATATCTAAAATTTCAAGATATTTAATATTTTTTTCTGTTATTGGAGCTTTATTTTGAATAAATTTTATTTTTATTCCATCAAATTCTCTAGGATTTTTTCTTGTATTTGTAGCTATCTCTATACTGTTAGAAAGTTGTGTAGTAAGTCCATACTTATTAAAAAGATTAACTCCTGTAATGTATCCTATTCTTCTATCTCCAATATATAAATATTTTTGTATAAATTCTTTTATGGAGAGAGAAAGTTCACCAAAAATAGAGTTCTTCGGAATATAGTATAAACCTTTTTCTGCTCTTTTTAGTTCTCCTTTTTTTACCATTCTTTCTAAAGATTTAAAAATAGCATACTTAGAATTATTATTATCTAGTTCTCTAGTATTTATTATTCTATTCATACTCCCTCCTTCTTTTTTAGTTTTTTTTACATTTATTTTGACTTTTATATATATAATTATACCATTATTTTAAAATATATTTAAGTTTTTTTTACATTTATTTTGACAAAAATAAAAACTAATCATCAAATTGACAATTAGTTTTAAATATGAATTTTTTACTTAATAATCTTTTTTATATCTTTTAAATTATTATAGATATCTCCTCTATTTCCTGCATCAATTGTATAAATTATAATAATTTCTTCGTCTTTTCTTGTAAAAATTATTCTATAACTTCCTAACCTCATTCTATAAATAGAATTTTTAAATCCCTGAAGAGGTTTTATATCTATATTTCTATCTCCTCGAAAAAATTTAATTATAGTATTTTCAAAATCTTTTTTTACTCCAATATGCTTATTAAAAAATTTATCAGCTTTTTTTGAATATAAAAATTCTAAAATCATAGTTCAATCACATTTCTACTTGAAATTTTTTTATCTTCCTCTGATAAATCATTCAACATTTCTAGAATTTCTTTGCTTTCCTCTTCACTGCAAGGATCAACATTTTCTAAATATTCAAAAGCTTTTTTCACATCATCTTTTGATATTTTTTTATTAACTTTTATTTCAAATGGTATACCTTGCTCTTTTATAGTCATTTTCATAAAGGTTGTAAATGCTGAAGTTACAGAAAGTCCCATCTCTTCACATAATTTACTAAACTCTTCTTTTAAGTCATTTTCAACTCTAAAATTAATACTTACTTGAGCCATATTAATTCAACTCCTTTCTTTAAATTATATATTCTTTTATATAATTTGTAAATACAAATCATATAAAATTTGGAGTATTCTCTTTATTTATTCTCTAAAATTTTTTTATAAACTCTTCTCCGTCAGCAAAACCTAGATTATAGACTTTCAATAGTTTATCTCTATTTTTCTCAAACCTATCTATCTGTAGAGGTGCACTTGGAGCTATTACATAAGCTTTTCCCTCAGCTTCCAATCTCCTTATCTCCTCTTGATTTTCTCTATACACCTCATGGTGTCTTTTAAGTAGCTCTACCATAGCTGGGTACTCTCTCATCTTCCAAGCTATGAGTGGAAAACATCTCAACTTCGGCTTTATAAAATCTCTATCTCTAGTTAAAACTACTATTAGCTTGTCACAGCCATCTTTCAAAGCCTGTGAAACAGGTATTGGAGCTGCTGTTCCACCATCAAAGTAGATATTCCCTCTATACTTCACTGGATTGGCTACTAATGGTATAGATGACGAGGCTCTCAAAACTATTGATCCATCATGTATACACTCTTTATCATAAAATTCAGCCCTTCCAGTTTCGGCATTGGTAACACCGATCTTAAACTCACAAGGATTGGCAAAAAAGCTTGTATAATCAAATGGATCTAGCTTTTGTGGAATCTCGTTATATAGAAAATCCATTCCAAAGAGTGAACCTGTCTTTATATAGTTCTCTAGGCTCAAATATCTCTTATCATTTAAGTAGTTTATATTTGTTCTAAGTGCTCTTCCATCCTGCTTTGAGATATAGGAAGCTGCATGGGAAGCTCCAGCAGATACACCTACAATATAATCTGGCATAAAATTGTATTTTCTAAAGGCAGCTAATACTCCAACTGTATAGATACCTCTCATTCCCCCACCTTCTAATACTAGACCTAATTTCATACACAAACCTCTCTTTACACTTTAGTATGTTTTTTTAGAGCAAAAATACATCCTAATAGGATGATAGCAGCTCCTATCCCTTGATGAAAATTGATCTTTTCTCCCAAAGTCAAATAACCAATTACACTGGTTGCTAATGGTATTGAAAGCTGAAGCACATTGAATACTGAAACACCTTGTTTCTGCATAATCTGAAATGCCATCAACATCCCTGTTACCAATCCATATATTCCTGCTAAAATCAAACCTATTATCAAGATTTTATCTACTTCTAACAACTCACTTATCTTTCCTGTTTTAAATGCCAAGATAAAGTAATTGATTCCTGAAAAAGTAGCTATAAAAGCACTTATAACTATTGGATGTAACTCTTTTGCTATATGTTTTACTATTAAATTTTGTATAGATTGTATAAATATAGCAATTCCTAGAAATAGTGATCCTATTAAAAAATTGCCATTTCCTCCACCTCTTTGAGCATAAAAAACAAAAATCAATGAACCTAAAATTGTTAAAATACTTCCCAAATAAAAATTTCTCTGCTTGACTCTATCCCTTTCATCTTTAAAAAATATAGAAGCCATAATTATAGCTACTGGCATTCCTAAAACTCCAAATATACTC
This portion of the Fusobacterium sp. SYSU M8D902 genome encodes:
- a CDS encoding DUF6088 family protein, encoding MNRIINTRELDNNNSKYAIFKSLERMVKKGELKRAEKGLYYIPKNSIFGELSLSIKEFIQKYLYIGDRRIGYITGVNLFNKYGLTTQLSNSIEIATNTRKNPREFDGIKIKFIQNKAPITEKNIKYLEILDILKNLKKIPDSNIAESYMLVKKVILSLAYEEIMTLLEIAEKYYTVVVLALLGSMVEEKNILKVGELKKSLNKTTIFKLNLDLKNGKEWRIE
- a CDS encoding type II toxin-antitoxin system RelB/DinJ family antitoxin, which produces MAQVSINFRVENDLKEEFSKLCEEMGLSVTSAFTTFMKMTIKEQGIPFEIKVNKKISKDDVKKAFEYLENVDPCSEEESKEILEMLNDLSEEDKKISSRNVIEL
- a CDS encoding RidA family protein codes for the protein MKKIIHTDKAPAALGPYSQAIEINGMLFVSGQIPFVPETMTLISEDVKEQTKQSLENIKAIIESAGYSMSDVVKASVFIKNMNDFTAINEVYNEYLGEVKPARACVEVARLPKDVKVEIEVIAVK
- a CDS encoding DMT family transporter; translated protein: MFNILYVILIGLGFPIMRFMSVRFETVNNNAVRFLAGGIFFILICCFKYRNELLKIRNKPILILKLLVLSFFMTGNMYFFINGIKETSALAGSIFGVLGMPVAIIMASIFFKDERDRVKQRNFYLGSILTILGSLIFVFYAQRGGGNGNFLIGSLFLGIAIFIQSIQNLIVKHIAKELHPIVISAFIATFSGINYFILAFKTGKISELLEVDKILIIGLILAGIYGLVTGMLMAFQIMQKQGVSVFNVLQLSIPLATSVIGYLTLGEKINFHQGIGAAIILLGCIFALKKHTKV
- a CDS encoding aminotransferase class I/II-fold pyridoxal phosphate-dependent enzyme; the protein is MYNFDKPFNRRNTNCWKWDAEGKNAKFAMGCADTDFRIPEPVAKALHAKIDEGALTYICDCDNVFLALANYWKRQYDVTIDKDSICNCIGSMVGLRVMLDAYTHAGDAIIIQTPVFNYFKDTAENYGRKVIDNTMIYNREKGEYEINFEELEEFAKNPRVKMMVICNPANPTGKVYTKEELEKIGKICCENNIILLSDEIHSDFYFNNHKHTSVLSLNDKIKQNSIMLTGTGKTFNIHGFYTAFIVIPNNFIRTQFKIAYQNLRLDVIDMGLVAAEAAYNHCDDYVIEMRKYIAKNIEYATNFFKEKNIKVKLVKPNSTYLLWLDFLDWNLTSDELDKLFKKYGLVLTRGSLFGKTADGFMRMDIATQLANVTGALELIETIYNENIKGENK
- a CDS encoding Na+/H+ antiporter NhaC family protein, which encodes MEKTIRKPNVFEAFSTVILLIGLIIFSVKTNTSSVPMLVIATSWCMIIGNKCGYTWNNLMEAILERLGNLMEVILIIFSIGIFIASMMYSGTIPTLIYYLVEVINPNFMIVLSFVITGLVAMIIGTSWGTAGTIGIVMVSIASSMGVSLPMVAGAVISGAHVGQILSPMSDTTNVAANLANTDVMTMIKRMSFYSIPVVIFSIVVYTILGFIGGAGQADLATSTAIRAEISSVFNTNPLVILPMILVFFLTFRKKPIIFTLIVSSLIAIIFGKIFNGYSLATGLDFWYSGFNIEKITGLGAENYSSIFLNLVNRGGILGMISSAILAIIATCYGALMTKIKAVDVVAEAIFSKVTSRVGLVFSSILVSGLVVALTTSSYLAVLIASDLFKEKFHKEGMDDKDLIASCMPASSQFVTCVPWVDTAIYLASITGVATMSSLPFNFFCWGNAVMAIILAVFGIGFKKRV
- a CDS encoding patatin family protein, producing the protein MKLGLVLEGGGMRGIYTVGVLAAFRKYNFMPDYIVGVSAGASHAASYISKQDGRALRTNINYLNDKRYLSLENYIKTGSLFGMDFLYNEIPQKLDPFDYTSFFANPCEFKIGVTNAETGRAEFYDKECIHDGSIVLRASSSIPLVANPVKYRGNIYFDGGTAAPIPVSQALKDGCDKLIVVLTRDRDFIKPKLRCFPLIAWKMREYPAMVELLKRHHEVYRENQEEIRRLEAEGKAYVIAPSAPLQIDRFEKNRDKLLKVYNLGFADGEEFIKKF